In Dyadobacter subterraneus, a single genomic region encodes these proteins:
- the purH gene encoding bifunctional phosphoribosylaminoimidazolecarboxamide formyltransferase/IMP cyclohydrolase, whose amino-acid sequence MSKKIQSAIISVYYKDGLEPLVRVLHENGVKLYSTGGTQTFIENLNIPVTAAEELTGYPSIFGGRVKTLHPAIMGGILYRRDDEGDVAQAAQYNIPAIDMVVVDLYPFEETVASGAGEEDIIEKIDIGGISLIRATAKNYKDTLIVSSRKQYESVVTLLTEKSASTDLEDRRWYAGEAFGVSSHYDGAINNYFLSKDSSADDALFNFTKLPSQTLRYGENPHQSAAFHGDLDKMFDKLHGKELSYNNLVDVDACIGLIDEFAGSDPTFAIIKHTNACGVATAATAKEAYLNALACDPDSAFGGVVITNVKVDLATAEELNKLFMEILIAPDFEEGALELLKSKKNRNLLKRKSVELPGIMFKTILNGVLVQDKDLATETAEQMTTVTEKAPTANELVALEFALKVCKHTKSNTIVLAKENQLFASGTGQTSRIDALRQAIEKAKHFGFDLQGAVMASDAFFPFPDCVEIATQAGITAVVQPGGSIRDKDSVAYCNANGVAMVTTGIRHFKH is encoded by the coding sequence ATGTCTAAAAAAATCCAATCCGCTATTATCTCTGTATACTATAAGGACGGTCTTGAACCGCTTGTTCGTGTTTTGCATGAAAATGGTGTAAAACTTTATTCCACAGGTGGCACCCAGACTTTTATTGAAAATCTGAATATTCCGGTTACCGCAGCCGAAGAACTTACAGGTTATCCATCCATTTTTGGTGGAAGAGTAAAAACTTTGCACCCTGCTATTATGGGTGGAATTTTGTATCGTCGTGATGATGAGGGAGATGTAGCGCAGGCGGCTCAATATAATATTCCTGCAATCGACATGGTTGTTGTGGATTTATATCCTTTTGAAGAAACCGTTGCTTCGGGTGCCGGAGAGGAAGATATTATTGAAAAAATAGACATTGGAGGTATTTCTCTGATTCGTGCTACTGCGAAAAATTACAAGGATACGCTGATCGTTTCTTCGCGCAAGCAATATGAAAGTGTTGTTACACTGTTGACGGAGAAATCTGCAAGTACGGATCTTGAAGATCGTCGCTGGTATGCGGGAGAGGCTTTTGGCGTTTCCTCTCACTATGACGGTGCGATCAATAATTATTTCCTTTCGAAAGATTCAAGCGCAGATGATGCCTTGTTTAACTTTACAAAATTGCCGTCACAAACACTTCGTTACGGGGAAAATCCTCATCAAAGTGCAGCGTTCCACGGTGATCTTGATAAAATGTTTGACAAGCTTCACGGTAAAGAATTGTCTTATAACAATCTTGTAGATGTTGACGCATGTATCGGTTTGATCGATGAATTCGCTGGTTCAGATCCAACATTCGCCATTATAAAACATACCAATGCCTGCGGTGTTGCTACGGCTGCGACTGCAAAAGAAGCTTATCTGAACGCTTTGGCTTGTGATCCGGATTCTGCTTTTGGCGGTGTTGTGATCACCAATGTTAAGGTTGATCTGGCTACGGCAGAAGAACTGAATAAACTTTTCATGGAAATTCTGATCGCTCCTGATTTTGAAGAAGGCGCATTGGAATTGTTGAAATCAAAGAAAAACAGAAACTTGTTGAAGCGTAAATCTGTGGAACTTCCAGGAATTATGTTCAAAACAATATTAAACGGTGTGTTGGTACAGGATAAAGATCTTGCAACTGAAACAGCGGAACAAATGACAACTGTAACCGAAAAAGCGCCAACAGCTAATGAATTGGTTGCTCTGGAATTTGCTTTGAAAGTTTGTAAACATACAAAATCAAATACGATTGTTCTTGCCAAAGAAAACCAGCTTTTCGCAAGCGGAACAGGACAGACATCGCGTATTGATGCGCTTCGTCAGGCGATTGAAAAAGCGAAACATTTTGGCTTTGATCTGCAAGGAGCGGTAATGGCATCTGATGCGTTTTTCCCATTCCCTGATTGTGTTGAAATCGCGACTCAGGCAGGAATTAC